One genomic window of Cygnus olor isolate bCygOlo1 chromosome 3, bCygOlo1.pri.v2, whole genome shotgun sequence includes the following:
- the MCM3 gene encoding DNA replication licensing factor MCM3 — protein sequence MAAPAGGLEDAELREAQRDYLDFLDDEEDQGVYHGKVRDMISDNQYRLLVSINDLRRKNEKRASRLLNNAFEELVAFQRALKDFVASVDATYAKQYEDFYIGLEGSFGSKHVSPRTLTACFLSCIVCVEGIVTKCSLVRPKVVRSVHYCPATKKTIERRYTDLTSLDAFPSSSVYPTKDEENNPLETEFGLSVYKDHQTITIQEMPEKAPAGQLPRSVDVILDDDLVDKVKPGDRIQVVGTYRCLPGKKGGYTSGTFRTILIACHVKQMSKDARPLYSATDVAKIKRFSKNRSKDIFDQLARSLAPSIHGHEFIKKAILCMLLGGVEKILENGSRIRGDINILLIGDPSVAKSQLLRYVLSTAPRAIATTGRGSSGVGLTAAITTDQETGERRLEAGAMVLADRGVVCIDEFDKMSDIDRTAIHEVMEQGRVTIAKAGMHARLNSRCSVLAAANPVYGRYDQYKTPMENIGLQDSLLSRFDLLFIMLDQMDPEQDREISDHVLRMHRYRNPNEQDGDAMPLGSAVEILATDDPDFAQEEEQELQVYEKHDDLLHGPNRRKEKIVSMEFMRKYIHVAKMIKPVLTQESANYIAEEYSRLRSQNQMGSDIARTSPVTARTLETLIRLSTAHAKARMNKTVDLQDAEAALELVQFAYFKKVLEKEKKRKKQVEDDSETEKEDEETQPKEEGRKQRRKKARTEGQEESYDPYDFSDAEQEMPEVQAHTPKTPEASASGEAKKPELADPRLKAFKAALLEVFKASHAQSVGLKSVMESINRDNPEPFSLPEVKLALAHMQDDNQIMVSDDIIFLI from the exons atggcgGCGCCGGCGGGAGGGCTGGAGGACGCGGAGCTGCGGGAGGCGCAGCGCGATTACCTCGATTTTTTGGACGATGAG GAAGATCAAGGGGTTTACCACGGCAAGGTGCGCGACATGATCAGCGACAACCAGTACCGCCTCCTGGTCAGCATCAACGACCTGCGGCGGAAGAACGAGAAGAGAGCCAGCCG GCTTTTGAACAACGCCTTTGAGGAGCTCGTCGCCTTCCAGCGTGCTCTGAAGGATTTCGTGGCCTCCGTCGACGCCACCTATGCCAAGCAGTACGAGGACTTCTACATCGGGCTGGAGGGCAGCTTCGGCTCCAAGCACGTCTCGCCGCGGACGCTGACCGCCTGCTTCCTGAGCTGCATTGTCTGCGTGGAGGGCATCGTGACGAAAT GCTCTCTGGTCCGTCCCAAGGTCGTCCGCAGCGTCCACTATTGCCCCGCGACCAAGAAGACCATCGAGCGCCGGTACACGGACCTGACGTCCCTGGATGCTTTCCCGTCCAGCTCTGTCTACCCTACAAAG GATGAAGAGAACAACCCCCTGGAGACGGAGTTTGGCCTCTCGGTCTACAAGGACCACCAGACCATCACCATCCAGGAGATGCCTGAGAAGGCACCAGCCGGGCAGCTGCCGCGCTCGGTGGACGTCATTCTGGACGACGACCTGGTGGACAAGGTGAAGCCTGGGGACCGCATCCAGGTGGTCGGCACGTACCGCTGCCTGCCGGGAAAGAAAGGTGGTTACACCTCGGGGACGTTCAG GACTATCCTCATTGCCTGCCACGTGAAGCAGATGAGCAAAGACGCTCGGCCTCTCTACTCCGCTACTGATGTGGCCAAGATCAAGAGGTTCAGCAAGAATCGATCCAAG GATATCTTTGACCAGCTGGCGAGGTCCCTGGCGCCCAGCATCCATGGGCACGAGTTCATCAAGAAAGCCATCCTCTGCATGCTGCTGGGAGGGGTGGAGAAAATCCTGGAGAACGGGAGCCGCATCCGAGGAGACATCAACATCTTGCTGATAG GAGACCCTTCTGTCGCCAAGTCTCAGCTGCTGCGCTACGTGCTGAGCACCGCGCCCCGCGCCATTGCCACCACCGGCAGGGGCTCCTCCGGCGTTGGCCTGACTGCTGCCATCACCACCGACCAAGAAACCG gtGAGCGGCGCCTGGAAGCGGGGGCCATGGTGCTGGCAGACCGGGGCGTGGTGTGCATCGACGAGTTCGACAAGATGTCCGACATCGACCGCACGGCCATACACGAGGTGATGGAGCAGGGCCGCGTCACCATCGCCAAGGCCGGCATGCACGCTCGCCTCAACTCCCGCTGCAGCGTCCTGGCGGCGGCCAACCCCGTCTACGGCCGG TACGACCAGTACAAGACGCCCATGGAGAACATCGGCCTGCAGGACTCCTTGCTCTCCCGCTTCGACCTGCTCTTCATCATgctggaccagatggacccCGAGCAGGACAGGGAGATCTCGGACCACGTCCTGCGGATGCACCGCTACCGCAACCCCAACGAGCAGGACGGGGACG CCATGCCCCTGGGCAGCGCCGTGGAGATCCTGGCTACGGATGACCCCGACTTCGCgcaggaggaggaacaggagCTCCAAGTGTACGAGAAGCACGATGACCTCCTGCATGGCCCCAATCGCCGCAA GGAGAAGATCGTCAGCATGGAGTTCATGAGGAAGTACATCCACGTCGCCAAGATGATTAAGCCCGTCTTGACCCAGGAGTCGGCGAACTACATAGCGGAGGAGTACTCCCGCCTGCGCAGCCAGAACCAGATGGGCTCGGACATCGCCAGG ACCTCCCCGGTCACGGCCCGTACCTTGGAGACCCTGATCCGCCTCTCCACGGCCCACGCCAAGGCCAGGATGAACAAGACGGTCGATCTGCAGGACGCAGAGGCGGCTCTGGAGCTGGTGCAGTTCGCCTACTTCAAAAAG GtgctggagaaagagaagaagcgCAAAAAACAGGTGGAGGATGACTCGGAGACTGAGAAGGAGGACGAGGAGACACAGCCAaaggaggagggcaggaagcAAAG GAGGAAGAAGGCACGCACGGAGGGCCAGGAAGAGTCCTATGACCCCTATGACTTCAGCGACGCTGAGCAGGAGATGCCGGAGG tcCAGGCACATACACCCAAGACGCCCGAAGCCTCGGCTTCTGGCGAAGCGAAGAAGCCAGAGCTGGCTGATCCGAG
- the PAQR8 gene encoding membrane progestin receptor beta, whose translation MTAILERLSTLPLSGQQLSRLPRLLEDGLPKMPCTVQEAEVPQLFREPYIHAGYRPTGQDWRYYFLSLFQKHNEVVNVWTHLLAALAVLLRFKTFVEAEQLPVDAWSLPLFIFVLSSVTYLTCSLLAHLLQSKSELSHYTFYFVDYVGVSIYQYGSALAHFYYSSDQAWYDKFWLFFLPAAAFCGWLSCAGCCYAKYRYRRPYPIMRKMCQVIPAGLAFVLDISPVAHRVVVCHLGGCEEDAAWYHTYQILFFLISAYFFSCPVPEKYFPGSCDIVGHAHQIFHTFLAICTLSQLEAICLDYKNRQEIFLKRHGPFSIYLSCVSFFGLVACSALTAYVLRCRIKASLAKKDS comes from the coding sequence ATGACGGCCATCCTGGAGCGCCTCAGCACGCTGCCCCTCAGCGGGCAGCAGCTCAGCCGCCTCCCCCGGCTGCTGGAGGACGGCCTCCCCAAAATGCCCTGCACCGTCCAAGAGGCCGAGGTGCCGCAGCTCTTTCGGGAGCCGTACATCCACGCCGGGTACCGTCCCACCGGCCAGGACTGGCGGTACTACTTCCTCAGCCTCTTCCAGAAGCACAACGAGGTGGTCAACGTGTGGACTCACCTCCTGGCGGCGCTGGCCGTGCTGCTGAGGTTCAAGACGTTCGTGGAGGCTGAGCAGCTGCCCGTGGACGCGTGGTCCTTGCCTCTGTTCATCTTTGTCCTCTCCTCCGTCACCTACCTGACCTGCAGCCTCTTGGCCCACCTGCTGCAGTCCAAATCGGAGCTGTCCCACTACACCTTCTACTTCGTGGACTACGTTGGAGTCAGCATCTACCAGTACGGTAGTGCCCTGGCCCATTTCTACTACAGCTCCGACCAAGCCTGGTACGACAAGTTctggcttttcttcctcccGGCTGCTGCTTTCTGCGGCTGGCTGTCCTGCGCCGGCTGCTGCTACGCCAAATACCGCTACCGACGGCCCTACCCCATCATGAGGAAGATGTGCCAGGTGATCCCAGCCGGGCTGGCCTTCGTCTTGGACATCAGCCCCGTGGCTCACCGGGTGGTCGTGTGTCACCTGGGGGGCTGTGAGGAAGACGCCGCTTGGTACCACACCTACCAGATACTGTTTTTCCTTATCAGTGCGTATTTCTTCTCCTGCCCGGTCCCCGAGAAGTACTTCCCTGGCTCCTGCGATATCGTCGGCCATGCCCACCAGATCTTCCACACCTTCCTGGCCATCTGCACCCTCTCCCAGCTGGAGGCCATTTGCTTGGATTACAAGAACAGGCAGGAGATTTTCCTAAAGAGACACGGGCCTTTCTCCATCTATCTCTCCTGCGTCTCTTTTTTCGGCCTGGTGGCTTGTAGCGCCCTCACAGCTTACGTCCTGCGATGCAGGATCAAGGCCAGCCTGGCGAAAAAGGACTCCTGA